A single region of the Deltaproteobacteria bacterium genome encodes:
- a CDS encoding NAD(P)H-binding protein: protein MRVAVLGASGFLGRHVVPALVHGGHQVVAVARNAGRPTDNVTWLPCDVLEPSLEHALRGVDAVVNLVGIHHGHGKQSFEAMHVELARRLIQAMQHQGVERLLHLSVLCARPDPVLAYHDSKHRGDALIMASDRAWTVLRPAIVYGADDGFTTRLRQQIDLRVAPIPGKGDANHAPVHADDVAQAVERSLASPKSVRKVVPLCGLRTLTYTALVRELVERSGHGCWTPHIPLPLLRFVARSTAWMANPPISLGQLTMIQEGMAQNTRESWELLGLEPRGFHAGHLA, encoded by the coding sequence ATGCGGGTGGCCGTTCTCGGAGCGAGTGGGTTCCTCGGTCGTCATGTGGTGCCCGCACTGGTGCACGGCGGGCACCAGGTGGTGGCCGTCGCGCGGAACGCCGGGCGCCCGACCGACAACGTCACCTGGCTGCCCTGCGACGTGCTCGAGCCCAGCCTGGAGCATGCCCTCCGCGGCGTCGATGCCGTGGTCAATCTGGTAGGCATCCACCACGGGCACGGCAAGCAGAGCTTCGAGGCGATGCACGTCGAGCTGGCGCGTCGGCTGATCCAGGCGATGCAGCACCAGGGCGTCGAACGGCTCCTGCACCTGAGCGTGCTCTGCGCGCGGCCCGATCCGGTGCTCGCGTACCACGACAGCAAGCACCGTGGAGACGCGCTCATCATGGCCAGCGACCGGGCCTGGACGGTGCTGCGGCCGGCCATCGTCTACGGCGCCGACGACGGCTTCACCACGCGGCTGCGCCAGCAGATCGACCTGCGCGTGGCGCCGATTCCGGGAAAGGGCGACGCCAACCACGCACCGGTGCACGCCGACGACGTGGCCCAGGCGGTCGAGCGCTCGCTTGCGTCCCCGAAGAGCGTCCGAAAGGTCGTGCCGCTCTGCGGGCTGCGGACGCTGACGTACACCGCGCTGGTGCGCGAGCTGGTGGAGCGCTCGGGCCACGGCTGCTGGACGCCGCACATCCCCTTGCCGTTGCTGCGCTTCGTGGCCCGCTCGACCGCCTGGATGGCCAACCCGCCCATCTCGTTGGGCCAGCTGACCATGATCCAGGAGGGCATGGCCCAGAACACCCGCGAGAGCTGGGAGCTGCTCGGGCTGGAGCCGCGCGGATTTCACGCCGGACACCTCGCTTGA
- a CDS encoding iron-containing redox enzyme family protein codes for MAHDALREKLLGVMDRKDHWAWPRFAAGQVPLDRLLPHFQREWEVYVRDFPVLLARVLGHGPPDPVRRALAANLYEEQTGGISQANAHPALFLKMMAGCGYPPSAFENVTLPPKARAYREFLDRMSWDAPWQRGAAVLTLFVEGSAHEREELAAREEPHVKTPEEIEAAVQRHPLVRIHKVDPAAMELVRVHQRIEGGHREDAWMAILNYVTPEQEPQILEAMTSALELWLAYRDEVVEACGIAK; via the coding sequence ATGGCCCACGATGCGCTTCGCGAGAAGCTGCTCGGCGTGATGGACCGAAAGGACCACTGGGCCTGGCCGCGCTTCGCCGCCGGTCAGGTCCCGCTGGACCGGCTGTTGCCGCACTTCCAGCGCGAGTGGGAAGTCTACGTCCGCGACTTCCCGGTGCTGCTCGCGCGCGTGCTCGGCCACGGCCCGCCGGATCCCGTGCGGCGCGCGCTGGCCGCGAACCTCTACGAGGAGCAGACCGGTGGCATCAGCCAGGCCAACGCGCACCCTGCCCTGTTCTTGAAGATGATGGCCGGCTGCGGCTATCCCCCGAGCGCGTTCGAGAACGTGACGTTGCCGCCCAAGGCGCGCGCGTACCGCGAGTTCCTCGACCGCATGAGCTGGGACGCGCCCTGGCAGCGCGGCGCGGCGGTGCTCACGCTCTTCGTGGAAGGCAGCGCGCACGAGCGCGAGGAACTGGCCGCGCGCGAAGAGCCGCACGTGAAGACGCCGGAGGAGATCGAAGCGGCGGTGCAGCGCCATCCGCTGGTGCGCATCCACAAGGTCGATCCCGCGGCGATGGAGCTGGTGCGCGTGCACCAGCGCATCGAAGGGGGCCACCGCGAGGACGCGTGGATGGCGATCCTCAACTACGTCACGCCCGAGCAGGAGCCGCAGATCCTCGAGGCGATGACGAGCGCGCTGGAGCTCTGGCTGGCGTATCGCGATGAGGTGGTGGAGGCGTGCGGGATCGCGAAGTGA
- a CDS encoding PilZ domain-containing protein, translating into MARTDPGVELIRDRRSAPRIHFSFPVTLRDSAYEWKAEVLNISTTGALLKVHNQHAVGKSMEIELRPQGRKPERLRGKMVHVQPGGFAGFEFNVTRSEDYEITVDLFEWLMAQKPGLAVEVQKRPVVLAKTAILYPMPDSDVTPRADEAKFMTLFVGGRTLESVEKILGPRFESQVYLAFSLLNRGLLTMVQPGKYKGG; encoded by the coding sequence ATGGCCCGCACAGATCCTGGCGTTGAGCTGATCCGCGACCGTCGCTCGGCGCCGCGCATCCACTTCAGCTTCCCGGTCACCCTCCGCGACTCCGCGTACGAGTGGAAGGCGGAGGTGCTCAACATCTCCACCACCGGCGCGCTGCTCAAGGTCCACAACCAGCACGCGGTGGGCAAGAGCATGGAGATCGAGCTCCGGCCGCAGGGGCGCAAGCCCGAGCGCCTGCGCGGCAAAATGGTGCACGTGCAGCCCGGTGGCTTCGCGGGCTTCGAGTTCAACGTCACCCGCAGCGAGGACTACGAGATCACCGTGGACCTCTTCGAGTGGCTGATGGCCCAGAAGCCGGGCCTCGCCGTGGAGGTGCAGAAGCGGCCGGTGGTGCTGGCCAAGACCGCCATCCTCTATCCCATGCCCGACAGCGACGTGACCCCACGCGCGGACGAGGCCAAGTTCATGACCCTCTTCGTCGGCGGGCGGACGCTGGAGAGCGTGGAGAAGATCCTCGGTCCCCGGTTCGAGTCGCAGGTGTACTTGGCGTTCTCGCTGTTGAATCGCGGGCTTTTGACGATGGTCCAGCCCGGGAAGTACAAGGGCGGCTGA
- a CDS encoding serine/threonine protein kinase: protein MTREQLTGEALYILKNLKDNKSGGRSNKLADVKTALEPSVTLEFDNYFFFLRKYNFIAMDREACLQLTGEGEKVLDGSQRERFGEAVGEYFASRLGSDPADATRVRASPPPPPPPPPSEGPAPIRLQVQADPVPDGLIESSEPASASPFDPVPPPPPPPSKKSRAGKNTVQVEMEPQVAQQPSRTMDMPRPSTQQNVDRSGGGGDLDGRYSKGDSLGAGPLGSVFRGKMLATGVDVAVKELKDIFGYFSFLQRGEVLKRLKKELQQQASVRHPGLVQVSDISLDNARPYFVLELCSGSLRDEMTESEGKGLKVDQAIRFFLQMCYGLRAAHAAGLTHQNLKPENVLIDPLGNAKLADFGLTRVIEVDSQKGMPQVIVGTGGMGYLPPELMARQKGTGPVSDVYSLGILFYEMLTGALPGRRSPLPSQARTEVPAQLDAIFDKMTQDRKEDRMPDVDAVLTEFYAAFPNGEWLRKGDLVLWSESASAGAKSPAQVEGASS, encoded by the coding sequence CTGACCCGGGAGCAGCTCACCGGCGAGGCGCTCTACATCCTGAAGAACCTGAAGGACAACAAGAGCGGCGGGCGCAGCAACAAGCTCGCCGACGTCAAGACCGCGCTCGAGCCCAGCGTCACGCTCGAGTTCGACAACTATTTCTTCTTCCTCCGCAAGTACAACTTCATCGCCATGGACCGCGAGGCGTGTCTGCAGCTCACGGGCGAGGGCGAGAAGGTGCTCGACGGCTCGCAGCGCGAGCGCTTCGGCGAAGCGGTGGGGGAGTACTTCGCCAGCCGGCTCGGCTCGGATCCCGCCGACGCCACCCGGGTGCGCGCCTCACCGCCGCCGCCTCCTCCTCCGCCTCCGTCGGAAGGCCCCGCGCCCATCCGCCTCCAGGTGCAGGCCGACCCGGTCCCCGACGGCCTCATCGAGAGCAGCGAGCCCGCGAGCGCCAGCCCGTTCGATCCCGTCCCGCCCCCGCCGCCGCCTCCGTCGAAGAAGAGCCGCGCCGGCAAGAACACCGTCCAAGTGGAAATGGAGCCCCAAGTGGCCCAGCAGCCGAGCCGCACCATGGATATGCCGCGCCCCTCCACCCAGCAGAACGTTGACCGCAGCGGCGGCGGCGGCGATCTCGACGGCCGCTACAGCAAGGGCGACTCCCTCGGCGCCGGCCCGCTCGGCTCGGTGTTCCGCGGCAAGATGCTCGCCACCGGCGTGGACGTGGCCGTGAAAGAGCTGAAGGACATCTTCGGCTACTTCTCGTTCTTGCAGCGCGGCGAGGTGCTCAAGCGGCTCAAGAAGGAGCTTCAGCAGCAGGCCTCGGTGCGCCACCCCGGCCTGGTGCAGGTCTCCGACATCAGCCTGGACAACGCGCGGCCCTACTTCGTGCTCGAGCTCTGCTCGGGCTCGCTCCGCGACGAGATGACCGAGTCCGAGGGCAAGGGCCTCAAGGTCGACCAGGCCATCCGGTTCTTCCTGCAGATGTGCTACGGCCTCCGCGCCGCGCACGCGGCCGGGCTCACCCACCAGAACTTGAAGCCCGAGAACGTCCTCATCGATCCGCTCGGCAACGCCAAGCTCGCCGACTTCGGGCTCACCCGGGTGATCGAGGTCGACTCGCAGAAGGGCATGCCCCAGGTGATCGTGGGCACGGGCGGCATGGGCTATTTGCCGCCCGAGCTGATGGCGCGGCAGAAGGGCACCGGCCCCGTCTCCGACGTGTACTCGCTGGGCATCCTCTTCTACGAGATGCTCACCGGCGCGCTCCCGGGCCGCCGCTCGCCGCTGCCCAGCCAGGCGCGCACCGAGGTGCCTGCGCAGCTCGACGCCATCTTCGACAAGATGACCCAGGACCGGAAAGAAGACCGCATGCCCGACGTGGATGCGGTGCTCACCGAGTTCTACGCCGCGTTCCCCAATGGCGAGTGGCTGCGCAAGGGCGACCTGGTGCTCTGGAGCGAGAGCGCCAGCGCCGGGGCCAAGTCGCCGGCCCAGGTCGAGGGCGCGAGCAGCTAG
- a CDS encoding UvrD-helicase domain-containing protein gives MDLSHLNPPQAEAVRTTEGPLLVLAGAGSGKTRVIAHRVAYLLAVRKVPATQILAVTFTNKAAAEMRERISKLAKGLAKTKGLTVCTFHAFGLEVLKESGRELGLPKRFAIADSGDQLSVIKRAMRDAHVDDRKFDPRKVQALISKAKCAGITPQPKAEGLGDDYDLITAMVFPRYEQSLRAQAMVDFDDLIILPERLFREHEGVRAQYIDRYRYMLVDEYQDTSKSQLDLLRHLSGARRNLCVVGDDDQSIYSWRGAEVDNILGFDRHFPGAKEVYLEQNYRSTRNVLACANGVIAGNVARKAKKLWCDRHGGDPVQVVACPEDDEEARFISREIEQALKNGRRPSEIAVLYRTSAQSKPVEESLQGMQIPYAVSGGPEFFDRREVKDVLAYLKACVNPDDELSVLRVINVPPRGIGEVSVERLHKHAVAQGTQLWAALKDAEAVDLPPGAAAKVQEFCALVERYRARFDAATVDGVARELVEEVGLRDEIRRTAASLEAANKRLAALDQLLDSIERHAQNGRRDLLSYLRAMSLDSREEADPGEAVTLSTLHASKGLEWPLVFLCGVEEEILPHKGMQGEAQNLDEERRLAYVGITRAREKLWMTWCKQRLFRNKLIPRTPSRFLQDLPKDAIEEHDLTAPPKDASPDRETNFLAELRAKLRAQSQSGSS, from the coding sequence ATGGACCTCTCGCACCTCAACCCGCCGCAGGCCGAGGCCGTGCGGACGACGGAAGGTCCGCTGCTGGTGCTCGCCGGCGCGGGCTCGGGCAAGACGCGCGTCATCGCCCACCGTGTGGCCTACCTGCTCGCGGTCCGCAAAGTCCCCGCGACGCAGATCCTCGCCGTCACCTTCACCAACAAGGCCGCGGCGGAGATGCGCGAGCGCATCTCCAAGCTCGCCAAGGGCCTGGCGAAGACCAAGGGGCTCACGGTGTGCACCTTCCACGCCTTCGGGCTGGAGGTGCTCAAGGAGTCCGGCCGCGAGCTCGGGCTGCCCAAGCGCTTCGCCATCGCCGACTCGGGAGATCAGCTCTCGGTCATCAAGCGGGCCATGCGCGACGCGCACGTCGACGACCGCAAGTTCGATCCGCGCAAGGTGCAGGCGCTCATCAGCAAAGCCAAGTGCGCGGGGATCACGCCCCAGCCCAAGGCCGAGGGCCTCGGCGACGACTACGACCTCATCACGGCGATGGTCTTTCCGCGCTACGAGCAGTCGCTGCGCGCGCAGGCCATGGTCGACTTCGACGACCTCATCATCTTGCCCGAGCGCCTCTTCCGCGAGCACGAGGGCGTGCGCGCGCAGTACATCGATCGCTACCGCTACATGCTGGTCGACGAGTACCAGGACACCAGCAAGAGCCAGCTCGATCTCCTGCGCCACCTCTCCGGCGCGCGGCGGAACCTGTGCGTGGTGGGCGACGACGACCAGTCCATCTACAGCTGGCGCGGCGCCGAGGTGGACAACATCCTCGGCTTCGATCGCCACTTCCCGGGCGCGAAGGAGGTCTACCTCGAGCAGAACTACCGCTCCACGCGCAACGTGCTCGCCTGCGCCAACGGGGTCATCGCCGGCAACGTGGCTCGCAAGGCCAAGAAGCTCTGGTGCGACCGCCACGGCGGCGATCCGGTGCAGGTGGTGGCCTGCCCTGAAGACGACGAGGAGGCCCGCTTCATCTCCCGCGAGATCGAACAGGCGCTCAAGAACGGGCGACGGCCCAGCGAGATCGCGGTGCTCTACCGGACCTCGGCGCAGAGCAAGCCCGTCGAGGAGAGCCTGCAGGGAATGCAGATTCCCTATGCAGTGAGCGGCGGCCCGGAGTTCTTCGACCGCCGCGAGGTGAAGGACGTGCTGGCCTACCTCAAGGCCTGCGTGAACCCCGACGACGAGCTCTCGGTTCTGCGCGTCATCAACGTGCCGCCGCGGGGCATCGGTGAGGTGTCGGTGGAGCGGCTGCACAAGCACGCCGTGGCGCAGGGCACGCAGCTCTGGGCCGCGCTGAAGGACGCCGAGGCCGTGGACTTGCCACCCGGTGCGGCGGCCAAGGTTCAGGAGTTCTGCGCTCTGGTCGAGCGGTACCGTGCGCGCTTCGACGCGGCCACCGTCGATGGCGTGGCCCGCGAGCTGGTGGAGGAGGTGGGCCTGCGCGACGAGATCCGCCGCACGGCCGCCAGCCTGGAGGCCGCCAACAAGCGGCTTGCCGCGCTCGACCAGCTCCTCGATTCCATCGAGCGGCACGCCCAGAATGGACGCCGCGATCTGCTGAGCTACCTGCGCGCCATGTCGCTCGACTCGCGCGAGGAGGCTGATCCCGGCGAGGCGGTGACGCTCTCCACGCTGCACGCGTCCAAAGGGCTCGAGTGGCCGCTCGTCTTCTTGTGCGGCGTGGAAGAGGAGATCCTTCCGCACAAGGGCATGCAGGGCGAGGCCCAGAACCTCGACGAAGAGCGCCGCCTGGCCTACGTGGGCATCACCCGCGCGCGAGAGAAGCTCTGGATGACGTGGTGCAAGCAGCGCCTGTTCCGCAACAAGCTCATCCCGCGGACGCCCTCGCGCTTCCTGCAGGACCTGCCGAAGGACGCGATCGAGGAGCACGACCTCACCGCGCCGCCCAAGGACGCGAGCCCCGACCGCGAGACGAACTTCCTCGCCGAGCTGCGCGCCAAGCTGCGTGCGCAATCCCAGAGTGGTTCCAGCTGA
- a CDS encoding FHA domain-containing protein: MATLTFLTPDGAENQFELAGELKVGREQGNDVVLPEGGLSRNHCRFYEDGGQIWVEDFNSSNGTFVDGQRIGEPTPLEEGQEILVANIQVQLSAAAARAGTPRRQASGVRKAAGSSARTGQMQAVKRNGPSTALAKRGTSGSSPARRGNTDDGEAGALAQPAARGTLKGMTGPWAGKRFALSKMVSVVGRVEGNEVVVDDDSVSRRHAEVRKSGPGYVVRDLNSANGTYVNNERVTEAPLRPGDVVKFGVVEFTYSGPSLGKNAGGAGGGGDPAKKKKLLIFGGGGAAALLLVGFMAHEALTPPPSANPMDNPANQAQQNAAPDATALLGMCRSFSDTEGNTLDWKRAVEACDNVLKADPINADARKLKKLSEKELGQQKAFEHAHELYSVGQEEAAMDEFEKVESDSYYIAQARNDYKHCAEQVKKRNGDACLKMDKAAEFEKAWIACKAYEDLAVCMGTEDKFQKLFLELQKRYKGKDEWVQNPKYKRWVCTTIGPGGEDPRKDQLKKMYSADPDLADAMVLFAKDPVVGRLAIMRARDKGKDATRANKILQFADELYSKHQGAYEKITSHNRDAAAKDIKQEIEADHAIMPKDQETDMVAQDRDAIANAFADQGKLYFQQQRYDKAFEECFKGYDFTHANLNVSSCLADLETYAATLPIDSCEGATQIEHITRKDSLPHKHASEAKAKNHCP; the protein is encoded by the coding sequence ATGGCGACCCTCACCTTCCTCACCCCCGACGGAGCCGAGAACCAGTTCGAGCTGGCCGGCGAGCTCAAGGTGGGCCGCGAACAGGGCAACGACGTTGTCCTGCCCGAAGGCGGCCTCTCCCGGAACCACTGCCGCTTCTACGAAGACGGCGGGCAGATCTGGGTGGAGGACTTCAACTCCTCCAACGGCACCTTCGTGGACGGCCAGCGCATCGGCGAGCCCACACCCCTGGAGGAGGGCCAGGAGATCCTGGTCGCCAACATTCAGGTCCAGCTCAGCGCAGCCGCCGCGCGCGCGGGGACGCCGCGGCGCCAGGCCTCGGGTGTCCGCAAGGCCGCGGGCTCGAGCGCGCGCACTGGCCAGATGCAGGCGGTCAAGCGCAACGGCCCGTCTACGGCGCTCGCCAAGCGCGGGACCTCCGGCTCCTCGCCGGCTCGCCGCGGAAACACGGACGACGGCGAGGCCGGCGCGCTGGCCCAGCCGGCCGCGCGCGGCACCCTCAAGGGCATGACCGGTCCCTGGGCCGGAAAGCGCTTCGCGCTCTCGAAGATGGTCTCGGTGGTGGGCCGCGTGGAGGGCAACGAGGTCGTCGTCGACGACGACTCCGTCTCCCGCCGGCACGCCGAAGTGCGCAAGAGCGGCCCGGGCTACGTGGTGCGCGATCTCAACAGCGCCAACGGCACGTACGTCAACAACGAGCGCGTGACCGAAGCCCCGCTGCGCCCCGGCGACGTGGTGAAGTTCGGCGTGGTGGAGTTCACGTACTCCGGCCCCTCGCTCGGCAAGAACGCGGGCGGCGCGGGTGGCGGCGGCGACCCGGCGAAGAAGAAGAAGCTGCTCATCTTCGGCGGCGGCGGTGCGGCCGCGCTGCTGCTGGTGGGCTTCATGGCGCACGAGGCGCTGACGCCTCCGCCCAGCGCCAACCCGATGGACAACCCGGCCAACCAGGCGCAGCAGAACGCTGCGCCGGACGCCACCGCGCTCCTCGGCATGTGCCGCTCCTTCAGCGACACCGAGGGCAACACGCTGGATTGGAAGCGCGCCGTGGAGGCCTGCGACAACGTCCTCAAGGCCGACCCCATCAACGCCGACGCGCGCAAGCTGAAGAAGCTCTCGGAGAAGGAGCTCGGCCAGCAGAAGGCCTTCGAGCACGCGCACGAGCTCTACAGCGTGGGCCAGGAAGAGGCCGCGATGGACGAGTTCGAGAAGGTGGAGAGTGACTCGTACTACATCGCCCAGGCGCGCAACGACTACAAGCACTGCGCCGAGCAGGTGAAGAAGCGCAACGGCGACGCCTGCCTCAAGATGGACAAGGCCGCCGAGTTCGAGAAGGCGTGGATCGCCTGCAAGGCCTACGAGGACCTTGCGGTCTGCATGGGCACCGAGGACAAGTTCCAGAAGCTCTTCCTCGAGCTGCAGAAGCGCTACAAGGGCAAGGACGAGTGGGTCCAGAACCCCAAGTACAAGCGCTGGGTCTGCACCACCATCGGCCCGGGCGGCGAGGATCCCCGCAAGGACCAGCTCAAGAAGATGTACTCGGCCGACCCCGATCTCGCCGACGCCATGGTGCTCTTCGCCAAGGACCCGGTGGTGGGCCGCCTGGCCATCATGCGCGCCCGCGACAAGGGCAAGGACGCCACCCGCGCGAACAAGATCCTCCAGTTCGCCGACGAGCTCTACTCCAAGCACCAGGGCGCGTACGAGAAGATCACCAGCCACAACCGCGACGCCGCCGCCAAGGACATCAAGCAGGAGATCGAGGCCGACCACGCGATCATGCCCAAGGATCAAGAGACGGACATGGTGGCCCAGGACCGCGACGCCATCGCCAACGCGTTCGCCGACCAGGGCAAGCTCTACTTCCAGCAGCAGCGCTATGACAAAGCCTTCGAGGAGTGCTTCAAGGGCTACGACTTCACCCACGCCAACTTGAACGTGAGCAGCTGCCTGGCCGACCTCGAGACGTACGCCGCCACGCTGCCCATCGACAGCTGCGAGGGAGCCACGCAAATCGAGCACATCACCCGCAAGGACTCGCTGCCGCACAAGCACGCGTCCGAGGCCAAGGCCAAGAACCACTGTCCGTAG
- the tadA gene encoding Flp pilus assembly complex ATPase component TadA has product MFAVSITEKTGSNRVMEFDKNEVTIGRIPGNDIVLAKGNVSKNHGKIVLKDAKFVLVDLGSTNGTFVNNKKITAPQVLKPSDTVLIGDYTLKVMEAEDEAGADEGYDDQGAEEQYEDEQPADDYADEPQDEEPPEETRAPPAKVPAKAPQRAPAPPPKAQAKPARRDEEEDEAPKRGGPMKAREVHKVDPAVEAYAKLQKDIHDRLIEYLDLRRLDMDKLGDEELWQRTEKAIRDIIDQMAADGELPEEVDADALLDDVLNEALGLGPLEEFLADDAISEIMVNHANQIFIERKGKIVLSEKIFSSNQAVLGVIERIVAPIGRRIDESSPLVDARLKDGSRVNAIIPPLALKGPCITIRKFKKEKLQVEDLIKYKSVTPQMAEFLDMCVKSHKNIVISGGTGSGKTTLLNVMTSFIQDDERIVTVEDAAELQIYQPHWVQLESRPPNLEGKGQITIRDLVKNCLRMRPDRIVVGECRSGETLDMLQAMNTGHDGSLTTLHANTPRDAIARMETMSLMAGMDLPLKAIREQIAAAVNMIVQQTRFGDGSRRITYITEVAGMEVDIVTLQDIFYFKQDGFTDEGKVKGRFVATGFVPKFYDDLQRRGVPVNMNIFREE; this is encoded by the coding sequence ATGTTCGCCGTCAGCATTACTGAGAAAACCGGGTCCAACCGGGTGATGGAGTTCGACAAGAACGAGGTCACCATCGGCCGAATCCCCGGCAACGACATCGTCCTTGCCAAGGGAAACGTCTCCAAGAACCACGGCAAGATCGTCCTCAAGGACGCCAAGTTCGTGCTCGTGGACCTCGGCTCCACAAACGGCACCTTCGTCAACAACAAGAAGATCACCGCGCCGCAGGTGCTCAAGCCCAGCGACACGGTGCTCATCGGCGACTACACGCTGAAGGTGATGGAGGCCGAGGACGAGGCCGGCGCCGACGAGGGCTACGACGACCAAGGCGCCGAGGAGCAGTACGAGGACGAGCAGCCCGCCGACGACTACGCCGACGAGCCGCAGGACGAGGAGCCGCCCGAGGAGACCCGCGCCCCGCCCGCGAAGGTCCCCGCCAAGGCGCCGCAGCGCGCGCCCGCGCCGCCGCCCAAGGCCCAGGCCAAGCCCGCGCGCCGCGACGAGGAAGAAGACGAGGCGCCCAAGCGCGGCGGGCCCATGAAGGCGCGCGAAGTCCACAAGGTGGACCCTGCCGTCGAGGCCTACGCCAAGCTCCAGAAGGACATCCACGACCGGCTCATCGAGTACCTCGACCTGCGCCGGCTCGACATGGACAAGCTCGGTGACGAGGAGCTGTGGCAGCGCACCGAGAAGGCCATCCGCGACATCATCGATCAGATGGCGGCGGACGGTGAGCTCCCCGAAGAAGTCGACGCGGACGCGCTGCTCGATGACGTGCTCAACGAGGCGCTCGGCCTCGGGCCCCTCGAGGAGTTCCTCGCCGATGACGCCATCAGCGAGATCATGGTGAACCACGCCAACCAGATCTTCATCGAGCGCAAGGGCAAGATCGTGCTCTCGGAGAAGATCTTCTCGAGCAACCAGGCGGTGCTCGGCGTCATCGAGCGCATCGTGGCGCCCATCGGCCGCCGCATCGACGAGTCGAGCCCGTTGGTCGACGCGCGCCTCAAAGACGGCAGCCGCGTCAACGCGATCATCCCGCCGCTCGCGCTCAAGGGCCCCTGCATCACCATCCGAAAGTTCAAGAAGGAGAAGCTGCAGGTCGAGGATCTCATCAAGTACAAGAGCGTCACGCCGCAGATGGCGGAGTTCTTGGACATGTGCGTGAAGTCGCACAAGAACATCGTGATCTCCGGCGGCACCGGCTCCGGCAAGACCACGCTGCTCAACGTGATGACCTCGTTCATCCAGGACGACGAGCGCATCGTCACCGTGGAGGACGCGGCCGAGCTGCAGATCTATCAGCCGCACTGGGTGCAGCTGGAGAGCCGCCCGCCCAACCTCGAAGGCAAGGGCCAGATCACCATCCGCGATCTGGTGAAGAACTGCCTGCGTATGCGGCCCGACCGCATCGTCGTCGGCGAGTGCCGCTCCGGCGAGACGCTCGACATGCTCCAGGCCATGAACACCGGCCACGACGGGTCGCTCACCACGCTGCACGCCAACACCCCGCGCGACGCCATCGCCCGCATGGAGACCATGAGCCTGATGGCGGGCATGGACCTGCCGCTGAAGGCCATCCGCGAGCAGATCGCCGCCGCGGTGAACATGATCGTGCAGCAGACGCGCTTCGGCGACGGCAGCCGGCGCATCACCTACATCACGGAAGTGGCGGGCATGGAGGTCGACATCGTCACCCTCCAGGACATCTTCTACTTCAAGCAGGATGGCTTCACCGACGAGGGCAAGGTGAAGGGGCGCTTCGTGGCCACGGGCTTCGTCCCGAAGTTCTACGACGACCTGCAGCGACGTGGCGTGCCGGTGAACATGAACATCTTCCGCGAGGAGTAG